From the Daphnia magna isolate NIES linkage group LG3, ASM2063170v1.1, whole genome shotgun sequence genome, one window contains:
- the LOC116918569 gene encoding tropomyosin isoform X1, producing MLVDIQSATAAVIMEEEENMTDLSRSDALSTRPSVAVSRAVQQLLERHGLGNVSRLSNGNVTVGAFVQVNNNNNNNCLSLQSVGSADVAAGTGLSVESESDFDSDSEPRFRPDPIGGSSDEHSNSHEAGCHHPATGEVDLNGNSSNQQLQQAGADAEAEELSKLRCQSVRTEVLAEKFRRKNRCADYPGFGFASSVFSSDTMMKFNIIKNELHNIMNNQLKRAEGEVAGLNRRVQLLEEDLERSEERLNTATTKLAEASHSADESERMRKVLENRSLSDEERMDALENQLKEARFLAEEADRKYDEVARKLAMVEADLERAEERAETGETKIVELEEELRVVGNNLKSLEVSEEKANQREEAYKEQIKTLTTRMKQAEARAEFAERSVQKLQKEVDRLEDELVHEKEKYKSIADEMDTTFVELAGY from the exons ATGCTGGTGGACATCCAGAGTGCAACGGCAGCAGTTAttatggaagaagaagagaatatGACCGACTTGTCAAGGAGCGACGCCCTGTCGACTCGTCCGTCAGTGGCCGTCTCGCGGGCCGTTCAACAACTTCTGGAGCGACACGGCCTGGGTAACGTCAGCCGCCTTTCTAACGGGAACGTGACGGTCGGAGCGTTCGTTCaagtcaacaacaacaataacaacaactgTTTGTCGCTGCAATCAGTTGGGTCCGCTGATGTCGCCGCAGGCACCGGGTTGTCGGTTGAGTCAGAATCCGATTTCGACTCGGATTCCGAGCCGCGGTTCAGACCCGATCCGATTGGCGGCAGCAGCGACGAGCACAGCAACAGCCACGAAGCCGGCTGTCATCATCCGGCGACGGGAGAGGTTGACTTGAAcggcaacagcagcaaccaACAACTCCAGCAAGCCGGAGCCGATGCTGAAGCGGAAGAACTATCCAAATTGCGATGCCAGAGCGTCCGAACGGAAGTGTTGGCCGAGAAATTCCGCCGTAAGAACCGATGCGCCGATTATCCGGGTTTCGGGTTCGCTTCGTCCGTCTTCAGCTCGGACACTATGATGAAATTCAACATAATCAAAAACGAATTGCACAATATCATGAATAATCAGCTTAAACGG GCGGAAGGTGAAGTCGCTGGCTTGAATCGTCGCGTCCAACTGCTCGAGGAAGATTTGGAGCGCAGTGAGGAGCGTTTGAATACCGCCACCACCAAGTTGGCCGAGGCCTCTCACTCAGCTGATGAATCAGAacg TATGCGCAAGGTGTTGGAGAACCGCAGCCTCTCCGATGAGGAGCGCATGGACGCGTTGGAAAATCAGTTGAAAGAAGCCCGCTTCCTGGCTGAAGAGGCTGATAGGAAGTACGACGAG GTGGCCCGTAAGCTGGCCATGGTTGAGGCGGATTTGGAGCGTGCTGAAGAGCGCGCCGAAACCGGTGAAAC GAAAATCGTGGAGCTTGAAGAAGAGTTGCGCGTCGTCGGCAACAACCTCAAGTCCCTGGAAGTGTCTGAAGAAAAG GCCAACCAACGCGAGGAAGCTTACAAGGAGCAGATCAAGACGCTCACGACCAGGATGAAGCAG GCTGAAGCCCGCGCCGAGTTCGCCGAACGTTCAGTGCAGAAATTGCAGAAGGAAGTCGACCGACTGGAGG ACGAACTGGTCCACGAGAAGGAGAAATACAAATCAATCGCAGACGAAATGGATACCACTTTCGTAGAATTGGCTGGCTATTAA
- the LOC116918569 gene encoding tropomyosin isoform X5 — MLVDIQSATAAVIMEEEENMTDLSRSDALSTRPSVAVSRAVQQLLERHGLGNVSRLSNGNVTVGAFVQVNNNNNNNCLSLQSVGSADVAAGTGLSVESESDFDSDSEPRFRPDPIGGSSDEHSNSHEAGCHHPATGEVDLNGNSSNQQLQQAGADAEAEELSKLRCQSVRTEVLAEKFRRKNRCADYPGFGFASSVFSSDTMMKFNIIKNELHNIMNNQLKRAEGEVAGLNRRVQLLEEDLERSEERLNTATTKLAEASHSADESERMRKVLENRSLSDEERMDALENQLKEARFLAEEADRKYDEVARKLAMVEADLERAEERAETGETKIVELEEELRVVGNNLKSLEVSEEKATAREESYELQIKTLSSRLKEAEARAEFAERSVQKLQKEVDRLEDELVHEKEKYKSIADEMDTTFVELAGY, encoded by the exons ATGCTGGTGGACATCCAGAGTGCAACGGCAGCAGTTAttatggaagaagaagagaatatGACCGACTTGTCAAGGAGCGACGCCCTGTCGACTCGTCCGTCAGTGGCCGTCTCGCGGGCCGTTCAACAACTTCTGGAGCGACACGGCCTGGGTAACGTCAGCCGCCTTTCTAACGGGAACGTGACGGTCGGAGCGTTCGTTCaagtcaacaacaacaataacaacaactgTTTGTCGCTGCAATCAGTTGGGTCCGCTGATGTCGCCGCAGGCACCGGGTTGTCGGTTGAGTCAGAATCCGATTTCGACTCGGATTCCGAGCCGCGGTTCAGACCCGATCCGATTGGCGGCAGCAGCGACGAGCACAGCAACAGCCACGAAGCCGGCTGTCATCATCCGGCGACGGGAGAGGTTGACTTGAAcggcaacagcagcaaccaACAACTCCAGCAAGCCGGAGCCGATGCTGAAGCGGAAGAACTATCCAAATTGCGATGCCAGAGCGTCCGAACGGAAGTGTTGGCCGAGAAATTCCGCCGTAAGAACCGATGCGCCGATTATCCGGGTTTCGGGTTCGCTTCGTCCGTCTTCAGCTCGGACACTATGATGAAATTCAACATAATCAAAAACGAATTGCACAATATCATGAATAATCAGCTTAAACGG GCGGAAGGTGAAGTCGCTGGCTTGAATCGTCGCGTCCAACTGCTCGAGGAAGATTTGGAGCGCAGTGAGGAGCGTTTGAATACCGCCACCACCAAGTTGGCCGAGGCCTCTCACTCAGCTGATGAATCAGAacg TATGCGCAAGGTGTTGGAGAACCGCAGCCTCTCCGATGAGGAGCGCATGGACGCGTTGGAAAATCAGTTGAAAGAAGCCCGCTTCCTGGCTGAAGAGGCTGATAGGAAGTACGACGAG GTGGCCCGTAAGCTGGCCATGGTTGAGGCGGATTTGGAGCGTGCTGAAGAGCGCGCCGAAACCGGTGAAAC GAAAATCGTGGAGCTTGAAGAAGAGTTGCGCGTCGTCGGCAACAACCTCAAGTCCCTGGAAGTGTCTGAAGAAAAG GCCACTGCCCGGGAAGAATCGTACGAACTTCAAATCAAGACACTCTCCTCACGGCTTAAAGAG GCTGAAGCCCGCGCCGAGTTCGCCGAACGTTCAGTGCAGAAATTGCAGAAGGAAGTCGACCGACTGGAGG ACGAACTGGTCCACGAGAAGGAGAAATACAAATCAATCGCAGACGAAATGGATACCACTTTCGTAGAATTGGCTGGCTATTAA
- the LOC116918569 gene encoding tropomyosin isoform X4 — MLVDIQSATAAVIMEEEENMTDLSRSDALSTRPSVAVSRAVQQLLERHGLGNVSRLSNGNVTVGAFVQVNNNNNNNCLSLQSVGSADVAAGTGLSVESESDFDSDSEPRFRPDPIGGSSDEHSNSHEAGCHHPATGEVDLNGNSSNQQLQQAGADAEAEELSKLRCQSVRTEVLAEKFRRKNRCADYPGFGFASSVFSSDTMMKFNIIKNELHNIMNNQLKRAEGEVAGLNRRVQLLEEDLERSEERLNTATTKLAEASHSADESERMRKVLENRSLSDEERMDALENQLKEARFLAEEADRKYDEVARKLAMVEADLERAEERAETGETKIVELEEELRVVGNNLKSLEVSEEKATAREESYELQIKTLSSRLKEAEARAEFAERSVQKLQKEVDRLEDELVHEKEKYKSITDDLDQTFSELSAY, encoded by the exons ATGCTGGTGGACATCCAGAGTGCAACGGCAGCAGTTAttatggaagaagaagagaatatGACCGACTTGTCAAGGAGCGACGCCCTGTCGACTCGTCCGTCAGTGGCCGTCTCGCGGGCCGTTCAACAACTTCTGGAGCGACACGGCCTGGGTAACGTCAGCCGCCTTTCTAACGGGAACGTGACGGTCGGAGCGTTCGTTCaagtcaacaacaacaataacaacaactgTTTGTCGCTGCAATCAGTTGGGTCCGCTGATGTCGCCGCAGGCACCGGGTTGTCGGTTGAGTCAGAATCCGATTTCGACTCGGATTCCGAGCCGCGGTTCAGACCCGATCCGATTGGCGGCAGCAGCGACGAGCACAGCAACAGCCACGAAGCCGGCTGTCATCATCCGGCGACGGGAGAGGTTGACTTGAAcggcaacagcagcaaccaACAACTCCAGCAAGCCGGAGCCGATGCTGAAGCGGAAGAACTATCCAAATTGCGATGCCAGAGCGTCCGAACGGAAGTGTTGGCCGAGAAATTCCGCCGTAAGAACCGATGCGCCGATTATCCGGGTTTCGGGTTCGCTTCGTCCGTCTTCAGCTCGGACACTATGATGAAATTCAACATAATCAAAAACGAATTGCACAATATCATGAATAATCAGCTTAAACGG GCGGAAGGTGAAGTCGCTGGCTTGAATCGTCGCGTCCAACTGCTCGAGGAAGATTTGGAGCGCAGTGAGGAGCGTTTGAATACCGCCACCACCAAGTTGGCCGAGGCCTCTCACTCAGCTGATGAATCAGAacg TATGCGCAAGGTGTTGGAGAACCGCAGCCTCTCCGATGAGGAGCGCATGGACGCGTTGGAAAATCAGTTGAAAGAAGCCCGCTTCCTGGCTGAAGAGGCTGATAGGAAGTACGACGAG GTGGCCCGTAAGCTGGCCATGGTTGAGGCGGATTTGGAGCGTGCTGAAGAGCGCGCCGAAACCGGTGAAAC GAAAATCGTGGAGCTTGAAGAAGAGTTGCGCGTCGTCGGCAACAACCTCAAGTCCCTGGAAGTGTCTGAAGAAAAG GCCACTGCCCGGGAAGAATCGTACGAACTTCAAATCAAGACACTCTCCTCACGGCTTAAAGAG GCTGAAGCCCGCGCCGAGTTCGCCGAACGTTCAGTGCAGAAATTGCAGAAGGAAGTCGACCGACTGGAGG ACGAGTTGGTGCACGAGAAGGAGAAGTACAAGTCAATCACAGACGATTTGGACCAGACTTTCTCAGAACTTTCGGCGTACTAG
- the LOC116918569 gene encoding tropomyosin isoform X3, translated as MLVDIQSATAAVIMEEEENMTDLSRSDALSTRPSVAVSRAVQQLLERHGLGNVSRLSNGNVTVGAFVQVNNNNNNNCLSLQSVGSADVAAGTGLSVESESDFDSDSEPRFRPDPIGGSSDEHSNSHEAGCHHPATGEVDLNGNSSNQQLQQAGADAEAEELSKLRCQSVRTEVLAEKFRRKNRCADYPGFGFASSVFSSDTMMKFNIIKNELHNIMNNQLKRAEGEVAGLNRRVQLLEEDLERSEERLNTATTKLAEASHSADESERMRKVLENRSLSDEERMDALENQLKEARFLAEEADRKYDEVARKLAMVEADLERAEERAETGETKIVELEEELRVVGNNLKSLEVSEEKANQREEAYKEQIKTLTTRMKQAEARAEFAERSVQKLQKEVDRLEDELVHEKEKYKSITDDLDQTFSELSAY; from the exons ATGCTGGTGGACATCCAGAGTGCAACGGCAGCAGTTAttatggaagaagaagagaatatGACCGACTTGTCAAGGAGCGACGCCCTGTCGACTCGTCCGTCAGTGGCCGTCTCGCGGGCCGTTCAACAACTTCTGGAGCGACACGGCCTGGGTAACGTCAGCCGCCTTTCTAACGGGAACGTGACGGTCGGAGCGTTCGTTCaagtcaacaacaacaataacaacaactgTTTGTCGCTGCAATCAGTTGGGTCCGCTGATGTCGCCGCAGGCACCGGGTTGTCGGTTGAGTCAGAATCCGATTTCGACTCGGATTCCGAGCCGCGGTTCAGACCCGATCCGATTGGCGGCAGCAGCGACGAGCACAGCAACAGCCACGAAGCCGGCTGTCATCATCCGGCGACGGGAGAGGTTGACTTGAAcggcaacagcagcaaccaACAACTCCAGCAAGCCGGAGCCGATGCTGAAGCGGAAGAACTATCCAAATTGCGATGCCAGAGCGTCCGAACGGAAGTGTTGGCCGAGAAATTCCGCCGTAAGAACCGATGCGCCGATTATCCGGGTTTCGGGTTCGCTTCGTCCGTCTTCAGCTCGGACACTATGATGAAATTCAACATAATCAAAAACGAATTGCACAATATCATGAATAATCAGCTTAAACGG GCGGAAGGTGAAGTCGCTGGCTTGAATCGTCGCGTCCAACTGCTCGAGGAAGATTTGGAGCGCAGTGAGGAGCGTTTGAATACCGCCACCACCAAGTTGGCCGAGGCCTCTCACTCAGCTGATGAATCAGAacg TATGCGCAAGGTGTTGGAGAACCGCAGCCTCTCCGATGAGGAGCGCATGGACGCGTTGGAAAATCAGTTGAAAGAAGCCCGCTTCCTGGCTGAAGAGGCTGATAGGAAGTACGACGAG GTGGCCCGTAAGCTGGCCATGGTTGAGGCGGATTTGGAGCGTGCTGAAGAGCGCGCCGAAACCGGTGAAAC GAAAATCGTGGAGCTTGAAGAAGAGTTGCGCGTCGTCGGCAACAACCTCAAGTCCCTGGAAGTGTCTGAAGAAAAG GCCAACCAACGCGAGGAAGCTTACAAGGAGCAGATCAAGACGCTCACGACCAGGATGAAGCAG GCTGAAGCCCGCGCCGAGTTCGCCGAACGTTCAGTGCAGAAATTGCAGAAGGAAGTCGACCGACTGGAGG ACGAGTTGGTGCACGAGAAGGAGAAGTACAAGTCAATCACAGACGATTTGGACCAGACTTTCTCAGAACTTTCGGCGTACTAG
- the LOC116918569 gene encoding tropomyosin isoform X6 yields MLVDIQSATAAVIMEEEENMTDLSRSDALSTRPSVAVSRAVQQLLERHGLGNVSRLSNGNVTVGAFVQVNNNNNNNCLSLQSVGSADVAAGTGLSVESESDFDSDSEPRFRPDPIGGSSDEHSNSHEAGCHHPATGEVDLNGNSSNQQLQQAGADAEAEELSKLRCQSVRTEVLAEKFRRKNRCADYPGFGFASSVFSSDTMMKFNIIKNELHNIMNNQLKRAEGEVAGLNRRVQLLEEDLERSEERLNTATTKLAEASHSADESERIRKALENRTNMEDDRVAILEAQVAQAKLIAEEADKKYEEVARKLVMLEADLERAEERAEQGESKIVELEEELRVVGNNLKSLEVSEEKANQREEAYKEQIKTLTTRMKQAEARAEFAERSVQKLQKEVDRLEDELVHEKEKYKSITDDLDQTFSELSAY; encoded by the exons ATGCTGGTGGACATCCAGAGTGCAACGGCAGCAGTTAttatggaagaagaagagaatatGACCGACTTGTCAAGGAGCGACGCCCTGTCGACTCGTCCGTCAGTGGCCGTCTCGCGGGCCGTTCAACAACTTCTGGAGCGACACGGCCTGGGTAACGTCAGCCGCCTTTCTAACGGGAACGTGACGGTCGGAGCGTTCGTTCaagtcaacaacaacaataacaacaactgTTTGTCGCTGCAATCAGTTGGGTCCGCTGATGTCGCCGCAGGCACCGGGTTGTCGGTTGAGTCAGAATCCGATTTCGACTCGGATTCCGAGCCGCGGTTCAGACCCGATCCGATTGGCGGCAGCAGCGACGAGCACAGCAACAGCCACGAAGCCGGCTGTCATCATCCGGCGACGGGAGAGGTTGACTTGAAcggcaacagcagcaaccaACAACTCCAGCAAGCCGGAGCCGATGCTGAAGCGGAAGAACTATCCAAATTGCGATGCCAGAGCGTCCGAACGGAAGTGTTGGCCGAGAAATTCCGCCGTAAGAACCGATGCGCCGATTATCCGGGTTTCGGGTTCGCTTCGTCCGTCTTCAGCTCGGACACTATGATGAAATTCAACATAATCAAAAACGAATTGCACAATATCATGAATAATCAGCTTAAACGG GCGGAAGGTGAAGTCGCTGGCTTGAATCGTCGCGTCCAACTGCTCGAGGAAGATTTGGAGCGCAGTGAGGAGCGTTTGAATACCGCCACCACCAAGTTGGCCGAGGCCTCTCACTCAGCTGATGAATCAGAacg CATCCGCAAAGCATTGGAGAACCGTACTAACATGGAGGACGACCGTGTAGCCATTCTGGAAGCTCAAGTAGCACAAGCCAAACTGATTGCCGAGGAGGCCGACAAGAAATACGAAGAG GTTGCTCGCAAACTGGTCATGTTGGAAGCGGATTTGGAACGTGCCGAAGAGCGCGCGGAGCAAGGCGAATC GAAAATCGTGGAGCTTGAAGAAGAGTTGCGCGTCGTCGGCAACAACCTCAAGTCCCTGGAAGTGTCTGAAGAAAAG GCCAACCAACGCGAGGAAGCTTACAAGGAGCAGATCAAGACGCTCACGACCAGGATGAAGCAG GCTGAAGCCCGCGCCGAGTTCGCCGAACGTTCAGTGCAGAAATTGCAGAAGGAAGTCGACCGACTGGAGG ACGAGTTGGTGCACGAGAAGGAGAAGTACAAGTCAATCACAGACGATTTGGACCAGACTTTCTCAGAACTTTCGGCGTACTAG
- the LOC116918569 gene encoding tropomyosin isoform X7: MLVDIQSATAAVIMEEEENMTDLSRSDALSTRPSVAVSRAVQQLLERHGLGNVSRLSNGNVTVGAFVQVNNNNNNNCLSLQSVGSADVAAGTGLSVESESDFDSDSEPRFRPDPIGGSSDEHSNSHEAGCHHPATGEVDLNGNSSNQQLQQAGADAEAEELSKLRCQSVRTEVLAEKFRRKNRCADYPGFGFASSVFSSDTMMKFNIIKNELHNIMNNQLKRAEGEVAGLNRRVQLLEEDLERSEERLNTATTKLAEASHSADESERMRKVLENRSLSDEERMDALENQLKEARFLAEEADRKYDEVARKLAMVEADLERAEERAETGETKIVELEEELRVVGNNLKSLEVSEEKATAREESYELQIKTLSSRLKEAEARAEFAERSVQKLQKEVDRLEDDMLAQKEKNKLLQEEMESTLQDIQNM; the protein is encoded by the exons ATGCTGGTGGACATCCAGAGTGCAACGGCAGCAGTTAttatggaagaagaagagaatatGACCGACTTGTCAAGGAGCGACGCCCTGTCGACTCGTCCGTCAGTGGCCGTCTCGCGGGCCGTTCAACAACTTCTGGAGCGACACGGCCTGGGTAACGTCAGCCGCCTTTCTAACGGGAACGTGACGGTCGGAGCGTTCGTTCaagtcaacaacaacaataacaacaactgTTTGTCGCTGCAATCAGTTGGGTCCGCTGATGTCGCCGCAGGCACCGGGTTGTCGGTTGAGTCAGAATCCGATTTCGACTCGGATTCCGAGCCGCGGTTCAGACCCGATCCGATTGGCGGCAGCAGCGACGAGCACAGCAACAGCCACGAAGCCGGCTGTCATCATCCGGCGACGGGAGAGGTTGACTTGAAcggcaacagcagcaaccaACAACTCCAGCAAGCCGGAGCCGATGCTGAAGCGGAAGAACTATCCAAATTGCGATGCCAGAGCGTCCGAACGGAAGTGTTGGCCGAGAAATTCCGCCGTAAGAACCGATGCGCCGATTATCCGGGTTTCGGGTTCGCTTCGTCCGTCTTCAGCTCGGACACTATGATGAAATTCAACATAATCAAAAACGAATTGCACAATATCATGAATAATCAGCTTAAACGG GCGGAAGGTGAAGTCGCTGGCTTGAATCGTCGCGTCCAACTGCTCGAGGAAGATTTGGAGCGCAGTGAGGAGCGTTTGAATACCGCCACCACCAAGTTGGCCGAGGCCTCTCACTCAGCTGATGAATCAGAacg TATGCGCAAGGTGTTGGAGAACCGCAGCCTCTCCGATGAGGAGCGCATGGACGCGTTGGAAAATCAGTTGAAAGAAGCCCGCTTCCTGGCTGAAGAGGCTGATAGGAAGTACGACGAG GTGGCCCGTAAGCTGGCCATGGTTGAGGCGGATTTGGAGCGTGCTGAAGAGCGCGCCGAAACCGGTGAAAC GAAAATCGTGGAGCTTGAAGAAGAGTTGCGCGTCGTCGGCAACAACCTCAAGTCCCTGGAAGTGTCTGAAGAAAAG GCCACTGCCCGGGAAGAATCGTACGAACTTCAAATCAAGACACTCTCCTCACGGCTTAAAGAG GCTGAAGCCCGCGCCGAGTTCGCCGAACGTTCAGTGCAGAAATTGCAGAAGGAAGTCGACCGACTGGAGG ACGACATGCTCGCCCAAAAGGAGAAGAACAAACTTCTGCAAGAAGAGATGGAGTCCACACTCCAGGACATCCAGAATATGTAA
- the LOC116918569 gene encoding tropomyosin isoform X8: MLVDIQSATAAVIMEEEENMTDLSRSDALSTRPSVAVSRAVQQLLERHGLGNVSRLSNGNVTVGAFVQVNNNNNNNCLSLQSVGSADVAAGTGLSVESESDFDSDSEPRFRPDPIGGSSDEHSNSHEAGCHHPATGEVDLNGNSSNQQLQQAGADAEAEELSKLRCQSVRTEVLAEKFRRKNRCADYPGFGFASSVFSSDTMMKFNIIKNELHNIMNNQLKRAEGEVAGLNRRVQLLEEDLERSEERLNTATTKLAEASHSADESERIRKALENRTNMEDDRVAILEAQVAQAKLIAEEADKKYEEVARKLVMLEADLERAEERAEQGESKIVELEEELRVVGNNLKSLEVSEEKATAREESYELQIKTLSSRLKEAEARAEFAERSVQKLQKEVDRLEDDMLAQKEKNKLLQEEMESTLQDIQNM; the protein is encoded by the exons ATGCTGGTGGACATCCAGAGTGCAACGGCAGCAGTTAttatggaagaagaagagaatatGACCGACTTGTCAAGGAGCGACGCCCTGTCGACTCGTCCGTCAGTGGCCGTCTCGCGGGCCGTTCAACAACTTCTGGAGCGACACGGCCTGGGTAACGTCAGCCGCCTTTCTAACGGGAACGTGACGGTCGGAGCGTTCGTTCaagtcaacaacaacaataacaacaactgTTTGTCGCTGCAATCAGTTGGGTCCGCTGATGTCGCCGCAGGCACCGGGTTGTCGGTTGAGTCAGAATCCGATTTCGACTCGGATTCCGAGCCGCGGTTCAGACCCGATCCGATTGGCGGCAGCAGCGACGAGCACAGCAACAGCCACGAAGCCGGCTGTCATCATCCGGCGACGGGAGAGGTTGACTTGAAcggcaacagcagcaaccaACAACTCCAGCAAGCCGGAGCCGATGCTGAAGCGGAAGAACTATCCAAATTGCGATGCCAGAGCGTCCGAACGGAAGTGTTGGCCGAGAAATTCCGCCGTAAGAACCGATGCGCCGATTATCCGGGTTTCGGGTTCGCTTCGTCCGTCTTCAGCTCGGACACTATGATGAAATTCAACATAATCAAAAACGAATTGCACAATATCATGAATAATCAGCTTAAACGG GCGGAAGGTGAAGTCGCTGGCTTGAATCGTCGCGTCCAACTGCTCGAGGAAGATTTGGAGCGCAGTGAGGAGCGTTTGAATACCGCCACCACCAAGTTGGCCGAGGCCTCTCACTCAGCTGATGAATCAGAacg CATCCGCAAAGCATTGGAGAACCGTACTAACATGGAGGACGACCGTGTAGCCATTCTGGAAGCTCAAGTAGCACAAGCCAAACTGATTGCCGAGGAGGCCGACAAGAAATACGAAGAG GTTGCTCGCAAACTGGTCATGTTGGAAGCGGATTTGGAACGTGCCGAAGAGCGCGCGGAGCAAGGCGAATC GAAAATCGTGGAGCTTGAAGAAGAGTTGCGCGTCGTCGGCAACAACCTCAAGTCCCTGGAAGTGTCTGAAGAAAAG GCCACTGCCCGGGAAGAATCGTACGAACTTCAAATCAAGACACTCTCCTCACGGCTTAAAGAG GCTGAAGCCCGCGCCGAGTTCGCCGAACGTTCAGTGCAGAAATTGCAGAAGGAAGTCGACCGACTGGAGG ACGACATGCTCGCCCAAAAGGAGAAGAACAAACTTCTGCAAGAAGAGATGGAGTCCACACTCCAGGACATCCAGAATATGTAA
- the LOC116918569 gene encoding tropomyosin isoform X2, whose product MLVDIQSATAAVIMEEEENMTDLSRSDALSTRPSVAVSRAVQQLLERHGLGNVSRLSNGNVTVGAFVQVNNNNNNNCLSLQSVGSADVAAGTGLSVESESDFDSDSEPRFRPDPIGGSSDEHSNSHEAGCHHPATGEVDLNGNSSNQQLQQAGADAEAEELSKLRCQSVRTEVLAEKFRRKNRCADYPGFGFASSVFSSDTMMKFNIIKNELHNIMNNQLKRAEGEVAGLNRRVQLLEEDLERSEERLNTATTKLAEASHSADESERMRKVLENRSLSDEERMDALENQLKEARFLAEEADRKYDEVARKLAMVEADLERAEERAETGETKIVELEEELRVVGNNLKSLEVSEEKANQREEAYKEQIKTLTTRMKQAEARAEFAERSVQKLQKEVDRLEDDMLAQKEKNKLLQEEMESTLQDIQNM is encoded by the exons ATGCTGGTGGACATCCAGAGTGCAACGGCAGCAGTTAttatggaagaagaagagaatatGACCGACTTGTCAAGGAGCGACGCCCTGTCGACTCGTCCGTCAGTGGCCGTCTCGCGGGCCGTTCAACAACTTCTGGAGCGACACGGCCTGGGTAACGTCAGCCGCCTTTCTAACGGGAACGTGACGGTCGGAGCGTTCGTTCaagtcaacaacaacaataacaacaactgTTTGTCGCTGCAATCAGTTGGGTCCGCTGATGTCGCCGCAGGCACCGGGTTGTCGGTTGAGTCAGAATCCGATTTCGACTCGGATTCCGAGCCGCGGTTCAGACCCGATCCGATTGGCGGCAGCAGCGACGAGCACAGCAACAGCCACGAAGCCGGCTGTCATCATCCGGCGACGGGAGAGGTTGACTTGAAcggcaacagcagcaaccaACAACTCCAGCAAGCCGGAGCCGATGCTGAAGCGGAAGAACTATCCAAATTGCGATGCCAGAGCGTCCGAACGGAAGTGTTGGCCGAGAAATTCCGCCGTAAGAACCGATGCGCCGATTATCCGGGTTTCGGGTTCGCTTCGTCCGTCTTCAGCTCGGACACTATGATGAAATTCAACATAATCAAAAACGAATTGCACAATATCATGAATAATCAGCTTAAACGG GCGGAAGGTGAAGTCGCTGGCTTGAATCGTCGCGTCCAACTGCTCGAGGAAGATTTGGAGCGCAGTGAGGAGCGTTTGAATACCGCCACCACCAAGTTGGCCGAGGCCTCTCACTCAGCTGATGAATCAGAacg TATGCGCAAGGTGTTGGAGAACCGCAGCCTCTCCGATGAGGAGCGCATGGACGCGTTGGAAAATCAGTTGAAAGAAGCCCGCTTCCTGGCTGAAGAGGCTGATAGGAAGTACGACGAG GTGGCCCGTAAGCTGGCCATGGTTGAGGCGGATTTGGAGCGTGCTGAAGAGCGCGCCGAAACCGGTGAAAC GAAAATCGTGGAGCTTGAAGAAGAGTTGCGCGTCGTCGGCAACAACCTCAAGTCCCTGGAAGTGTCTGAAGAAAAG GCCAACCAACGCGAGGAAGCTTACAAGGAGCAGATCAAGACGCTCACGACCAGGATGAAGCAG GCTGAAGCCCGCGCCGAGTTCGCCGAACGTTCAGTGCAGAAATTGCAGAAGGAAGTCGACCGACTGGAGG ACGACATGCTCGCCCAAAAGGAGAAGAACAAACTTCTGCAAGAAGAGATGGAGTCCACACTCCAGGACATCCAGAATATGTAA